The DNA window cttatatataaatgttaataacaaaacgattacaatgatttattagtttagctccaataaaaagagttttattttaaatatttgattttcactaaaaacactttaattttgatttttttctcaaactaactaacttattaaaatgaaaaaaatagaagacaTGTTGTGGCTTCTAGTTAGTTTGGCCTTTGTCCCTTTTTTATTCGCTCCTCTAACTAAATGACTTCTCAAGAGAGGGGGCAAGAGAAGATAAGGTCCCTTGTCATGTATAGAACAATTAGGATGtaagaatttgattttgaacaCAATTAACTatgatgtaaaaaattaatctgcgcatccttcaaaataattttgaaggattacaATTCAAAGGAAGTATGCCAAATAAAgagtgaaatatttttatttattacaaaataaataaaataaagtataattcaaacaatacattaataaataatatgaattaaattttcgtcaaaaatttaaaatttaaactctgctaaattaaaaaaatatataaatattccaaaACATGATTTGATAAGATTATAGTTGTGTTTacaaatatagattttataactcaatttaatcatattataactCTTATATAagatacttgaaaaaaaaaattgaatattggttaaaaattattagttttacaataagttaaatttaaatatataatattattataattttcattaatttattttatgacaaaagaaaggttaataattaataattgttaaagAATGTAAAGAAGTCCCACATCggttcaaaaacaaaaaacaagcATAGAAAGAACACGATCTAATAGATTTCTTTTAAAGCACGTTTACCTACCGTTGTTGAAGTTGCATAAACTATTTGTGTTGTGCTCTTTGTTGACGAGAAACTGATTCAATTCGTAGTTCGAATCAACCTCTCAATAAAAAAGATATAACTTGGTTCTATTTCATCTCTTCAACAAGTTTAGTAATAACATAATTGTCCTATCGTTCCGGAACAGGCATTAAAAGTGATTATAGAAAAGAGAATTGAGGGTCCTAAATCAATATTGTAATTAAGAAAccattttttggaatatatatttCGAATAGAAAAGtaactttgaaaaaaaaagtgattagaTAAAACGAAACGAAGTAGTGTCATTGACATAACATATGTCACAAGTCTTTGTCAAAAGATGAATAAGTCCATTTATTAGTTTAGATAGACACTTCGAATATAAACTGAAATATTCTGGAACTAcaaagataattattaaatcgttaGCACCGCCTAAAAGCATTGCTCATAAAGTATGTTTAATTggttataattttcttttgactATGCGCTATTGATTTCACTATTATCCGTGAGTAATAATAGAATAactctattatatttatagaccattttttattttctcgaaatacactacaacaaaacacaCTTTCAACCACCTTTATATGCCAACGcttattaagcgtgggtaaaaattaaaaaaataaaacttttggcaacctttatactttacaaccacctttatttttttttatatacaaactttGTTAAAATCCTTAAAActtaagtattataaatttaatattttttatgttttatttttaaactttataaatattttatttcactatattaaaattttaaaataaaatttgacttaaaattttatttacactaaaatttaattcataaattttaaaattttataacattattaattttttttattaacatctgtcttttatttaagtatttaaaattaattaaattaaaagtaaaaaaataaaataaaccaaaaataaataaattaaatattatattatatttaataataaaattttaaattatatatattttaaaactagaaTCAGTTTTTAATTATCAAGTCTAACACATTTTCTTTCTACGCTGACCAATTCTTTCTAACCTAAAAAATCTTTCTGCCTGTGTTAATCAGACTATCATCCTTCTACTCTCTACAGCCATATTTCTGTGCTATCATCCTTCTACTCTCTGCAGCCAGATTGTCGTGCGCACGAGGTTAGTTACATTCTTCTTCAACCATTAGGGCTTGCCTTCATCTGCACTATCATCCCTTGACTCTCCGCAGCCAGATTGTCGCACCCACGAGGTTAGTTACATTCTTCTTCAACCATTAGGGCTTgccttcatcttcactatcatccCTTGACTCTCCGCAGCCAGATTGTCGCACCCACGAGGTTAGTTACATTCTTCTCCGACCATTAGGGTTTTCCTTCATCTGCGGGTCTTGAATGTCTTTTGAGTGATAAATGGTTCTACTTATCTGTTTTAAGGATGCAACGAGGTTTATATGCAATTTATTTAGGTCACtggttttatttttcatgtctGGCTCATAGATTTTCCCCTTGTTGTAGTGTTTTAGATTTCTCAGTtatttttagttgaattttGATGCTAGGTTGTTATCGCTGCACTAGATGATTAAACCATCTTTATGAGTGAGAAATGGTTATACTTTTTTGTTTTAAGGATGAATTAGAGTATACATTCAACTTATTTAGTTGAACCATCTTTATGAGTGAGGTGTTGTACTCTCCAAATAAATTACAACTTACAAGCGCACTCACATGTATATAGTTTGTATAAAATCCAGATGATTAGCTCGCAATCTTTAATTTCCCAAGTCATAATATGTTTTcccttgatttttttgtttgtgtaaTAATATTCGTGCCTGCATAAAAGTGTGATGATGAAAGTGGTCACATAATTCTGATTTAGCTACATGGATACAACTTGAACTAATTTGAATCCCAACAAATTAGGGCTGAAGCAATGTCCAATATCGTGTGTTTGGATTCTGCATTTGCCTTATAAATCATACAAAATAGTATATCTGTCTTTCAATTAAACTGAGACAGAGGTTGTTTATAATCAGACAGCAAACAAAAGAAGTCATGGTATTAGATTAGCGTCTAAGAATACATATCTTTTTCGAGGATCTCCTAACATTGTTCATCTCTAcaagaaatgatttattttttgttgtatGCACATGTTTGAcgaatttggatatatatgaatttGGTATTTGCTGGTATAGTGGTATTGAGAATCATCTCAAGAAAGGAAGAGGTGGATGAATTCCTTGTAATTTTACCTGTTTATGGTGACATTTAATATAGGTTTTATTAGGAAGGATGTTATGAATTCCCCAATTGTTATGCCCGATCAAGGCTTCTTTGGTTGTTCCTAAGGCTTCTTTGGTTGTTCCTAATTGGATTCCTTTAATTTTCTATCACCTGTCAATGTACTTTCTTGTCtttattgagtattttttttgtttgatatgtataaacttataaaatcagtTTTATACAGGGTACAGAAAATGAGTATTAGTCACTAAAGTGAATGGAATGTTTGGAAACTATTCTACCACTGGtgcttatattatatcaatggaAAGGCCTATAACATAACTGGGGTTACATAGTattgttaaaaaagttagtttttaacCAATGGATAAATATAACTTGTGTCTATTGGATCAGATGGACAGTTGTTGTCGCACCATTAGTAGATTATGTTTTGTCATTAtgcttatattatattaatggaAATGCCTATAACATAACTGGGGTTACATAGTattgttaaaaaagttagtttttaacCAATGGATAAATATAACTTGTGTCTGTTGGATCAGATGGACAGTTGTTGTCGCACCATTAGTAGATTATGTTTTTCCATATAATGTTATCAGGGTATATATCAAGGTAGATTGTTTAACAGAAGGATTATATTTTGAACGAATAGTTTTAAAATGCCCACATTAGTTAACGATACAATCATTTATCCATGTGGCTGTAGGTTTTCTCCAATAACTTCTCCTAATCTTATTCtccaataattttaagaaagaGTCAGACTAGAAGGTTAGTATTcagtaataataattgttttacaaAATGATGATTTCAAAACTAAGGGTGAATGCATTTGCAGGTATCGCCTTCATCAGCACTTGAATTGTCATTTGAGTCCCTCAATGTGAAGAAATTTGATAGTATTGATCATTATTTCGCCAAAGGTATATTGGTTTTGATTTCATGGTGATTATGACTTTGTTtcaataagaaatataaaagggAACTTTGTAGGGAGGAGAGTATCCACACTATTCATTTCTTTCCTATAACCTAGAGATCTATTCTCATTTTATAGGACctgaaatgaaatataaaataaatataagttgtttAGTATAAAGGACAAACTTGACTGGATATTGGTTTTCAAACAATTACAGTGTGTTGTTATCCTTTACTCTTACATCtctttgtgaaaattttcttGTTATGATCCATATAGATTGCATTGACAGGATGGTGAATTCCATAGTCATGTCGGAGGAGATTTCTCCCTCACTCAAGCACATAGTGAATCTATTTGATGAAAGTAGTCAAAGGTCACCCATTATGTTTACTTCAGTTGATAGTGTAAATGAAGAATTTCATGAAACTTACAACATTAATGATATTGCTGAGTTGGATGATACTGGAATTGAAGATTTTGCAACATGGGGTTTTGAGAATGAAGATTCGAATGGGGAAGACCCTATTTCCGGAGGTGATTATAAGGATGTCTTTCAAACCTTCTTAACTTATGTCATTTgggttaaatgtttaaaatattataaaaataaagtatttggttgattatttgaatgaattaattcaTGGTGggaaatatttgtattatttccaaataacctttCATCAAACATGGCCCAGAATTATGTAATATCCTTTTGTCCTAGCATTGAAAAAGAGTAAAGGATGATTCTTTACAATAGTTCTGGTTGAATTTTGCAGGAGAATGAATCATCTATTTTTCAACCCTTATTGTGGAAGATAGAATAGAGAATGTGAGGAATATTTGTTTCTGAGTTTGAGacttaatttaaaacacaatgtCCGGGCGGGTCCTGATCATAGGAAGTATCAGAAGGTAGGTAGGCCTTAGAAGCTTATGGAAGGAATATTACAATTACCGTTCTCAATTTCGCTCCTAAGATAAATTCTAAGGCATCCTCCCCGTGTTGTTTTTTCTCTGCTCAGTACATGATAAAAGATGTTCACTTCTTCAACCACATCAATGTTTGATGtcctaaaattttcaaaatatttcgtAAAGCCAGATTCTATCCAATTCACCGACCCAAACTCTGAAACAGTTTTAGAGTTCATGTAACTGATTGCAATTTTAAAAGGTGAAACTGAATTCACTTGACGAATCAGACAGTACAGCCGTAGCATACCATCTTCTTCGTCGTAAATTGCCCATATCTGCTTTGCCTTGAAGCATTCCTCAGACCTTTCATTGTCAAAGTTGTGAAAATCAGAGTCAGGAACCGTCATGTCGCATTAATATCCTCCTCCTCACCACTGTGCCAGAAATTGTGGCAGTACTAGGCTAGTTAGAAATCACCACctctccttctcctccttctcctccttctcctccttctcggTTCGTTCACTGAGCATGGACAATATATTCCATGCTTCCGATAGAAGCTTAAATGCCCTATCTGCCCCAACAGTTTTGTTGCAATAAGAGTTAAGTACACAACACATCTCCTTATACTGTTTAATGAGCCTAGCTTTAACGGCAGATGGTTTTAGACCAAAAATTGCATAGAAATCAATTTCCCCTTTGAATTTTGTCTTAGATGCAACATACACATCAAATGTAGTTTTCATTTCTTTTGTACCCTCCAAGCTTGGACAAAGAATTTGAGCTCTCAAAGCATAGCTACTTGCGCCATTGTAGTCTTTCTCAACAAATCTTTTCGACCGCCATTGTAGCCTCTTCCTCTATCACTCTGGTAACCACCTCTTCCTTAATTTCCTTAATTTCTGTAGGAGTCCCCTCTTCCGCCATAGGTGCCACCTCTACCTCCCTAGCAGCCTCCTCTTCCTCCATAGGTGCCACCTCTACCTCCAAGTGATTTCAGTCTCACCGTTTAAAGTTGCAATCAGTTACATGAACTCCAAAACTGATGCGGAGTTCGGATCAGTGAATTGGATAGAATCTGGCATTACGAAATCTTGTGGAAATTTTAGGACAACAAACATTGATGTGGTTGAAGAAGTGGACATCTTTTCTCATGTATTGTgcagagaaaaaataaaacggGGAGGATGCCTTAGAATATATCCTAGGGGCGGAGATATATGGGCCATATATAAGAACTGGTCATCGGAATGGAACAGGGAGACCCCCTCTGAAGTTAGGCATCAATATGAGATGGTGGATGTTATGATGgattttgatgaagaagatgGAGTGCATGAGTCCACAGGTGAAAGTAGATGGTTACAGGACTGTGTATGGGAGGAACCTAGATAAGGGTTCCATTTGTTGGGTTTTGAAGAAGGAAATGTTGAGATTCTCACATCGTGTTCCTTCTTGGCGAATTAGAGGTGGAGAAAGGACTGATGATCTGCCAGAATGCTGTTGGGATTTGGATCCTTCAACAGCagcaagaacaagaagaagctgAAACTGGGAAACATAAAGTGATATCTTAACTTACATTCCATCCCCCAATTGAAAAGATTATGAACtgtttgttgtttcttatgATTGTTTGTTCCTGACTGTGTACTTGAGTGATTACAAATGGATGGCCAAAACTATTATAGATTGTTtcattgttgttgatgatgttttTGATTTTGACATGTGAGAATTATTCTACATGTCAAATTAAAGTTGAACAGTGGGTTAATTtcttgtttaatattaattaatttattttttctaacaaaaattgtattaatatttatgttggtaaaaatatttcttaaaaatatttaaaattattatttcaacatgatttcattaatttataaattaatttttctttttatattttactgatTTAATTAACCATATATTCTACAACATTTTTACAATAGTTtcatatatcttaataataaatatagtaatttcaaatgtatatattttataatacataacaattatatattttaaatattcataattaatttacaaacttaTCTTGCAAGACCATTTGCAATTAAtaggtatttttttaaataatttatacatttaatttacttgctatatattttgtcatatatataaaatttatatcttaaattttaacaataattttagcCATTTAATAACATGATTTGCAATAACTTTACAatgtatatttaagttttttttcaattagtttattaatagtatttgttagtaatagaaaatatgtattttttaaatttagattaatgGATGGTTTCTCGGGATATAATCAGGTCCTGATGGCGCCTGAAAACAAGGAGAAAACTACTTTCATCATAGAGGTCGGTGTCTTTTTCAATCAAGTGATGCCCTTTGAACTGAAGAACAATGGAGCTACGTATCAGAAAGCAACCATAATTCACAACTATTCTCCACGACATAATCCACAAGAAAGTCAAGGTCTACATTGATGATATCATTGTCAAATACAAGAATCGAGCTGAACATATCACGAACATGGAGAAATTCCTTTAGAGGATTTGGAAATACCATCTCTGTTTAAATCAAATGAAGTGCACCTTCGGTGTCACTACTGGTAAGATGATAATATTTCTGATTACTCAAAGAGGAATAGAAGTCGACTCTAGCAAAATTGCGGCCTTCACAGCCATGACATCACCCCAAAATGAGCGAGAGGTTCGAAGATTTTTggacaaaattcaatatattagtcGCCACATTAGTAATCTCACTTACACTTGCGATCATCTCTTCAAGCATCTTAAGAAGGGTCAAAAGTTGTTTGGAGTGATACTCATTAACATGTCCTCGAGAAGGTGAAGGCGTATTTGTAATCCCTTCCTATCCTCATGTCTTTAAGGCCAGGAGTTTCTTTGATTCTTCACTTCACTATCACTAAGTCATCCATGGGGAGCATTCTAGTCTAggagaatgaaatcaaagaagaggTGGCAATCTACTACATCAGCAAAATGATGACCGATTATGAGTTAAATGACTCTTCTGTGGAGAAGGTCTATTGGGCACTAGCCTAGGTAACGAAGAGGTTGCGCCATTCATCAGCAAAATGATGACCACCGATTATGAGTTAAATTACTCTTTTGTGGAGAAGGTTTGTTGGGCACTAGCCTGGGTAGAGAAGAGGTTGCACCATTATATACAAACTCACCCAATCAAGCTAGTGTCAAAACTTGATCTCATTCGTTTCTTGTTTCAAAGAATCCCAACACTATATTAGAAAGCTGAAGATCAAATGAGATCTCATTTGAAAACTAAAGAAATATATacttcaattataaaatataaattcattcatattttcattttctatctatccagtcaaatttaatttgacaTGTAAAATAATTCTCACATGTCAAAATTAAAAACACCAGCAACAATAAAGAAACAACAGTTTTCAGACAAAGAAACAACCAACCTATAAAAGTTTTGGCCATCCATCTATAAATCTCTCAAGTACACAATAAGGAAaaatcataagaaaaaaaaaacagtttataATCTACTATTGGGGGGTGGGGTGTAAGTTATGATATCACTTTAAGTTTCCAGCTTcagctttcttcttcttcgtagATCGCCCATATCTGCTTCTCCTTAAAACATTGATCAGACCTATCATTGtcaaaattgtgaaaatcagagTTAGGAATCGTCTTGTGCACTGATGCCCTCCTCCTCACCACTGATTGAAGCCCAACTGTGCTGaaattgtgaaaatcagagTTAGGAATCGTCTTGTGTACTAGGTTTGTTAGACACCACCACCTCTCCTCTTGATGattctgctgctgctgctttcTGAGGTAAATTTGCTAGGTTTTCTTCAGTGCAGGTACTTCAGCGTCAGCTTTCCTTATTTCTGGCAACTTCTTTCTTAATTCAGACAATGccctattaattaataacttttctGAGTCAAAAATTGACACTGATGGTCCCATATCTGATAGATTATTTGAAGGCGTTTCTACGCCTGTGTCATCCAGACTCTTTCTCCTTGAGGGCTTGCCCAGTTT is part of the Impatiens glandulifera chromosome 1, dImpGla2.1, whole genome shotgun sequence genome and encodes:
- the LOC124927590 gene encoding uncharacterized protein LOC124927590, producing MNSKTDAEFGSVNWIESGITKSCGNFRTTNIDVVEEVDIFSHVLCREKIKRGGCLRIYPRGGDIWAIYKNWSSEWNRETPSEVRHQYEMVDVMMDFDEEDGVHESTEVEKGLMICQNAVGIWILQQQQEQEEAETGKHKVIS